The Phaseolus vulgaris cultivar G19833 chromosome 10, P. vulgaris v2.0, whole genome shotgun sequence DNA window CAGTTTGATAGAAAGTCTTTTAAATCCATAACAAGTAAAcaaatataacataatatttCACCTTAAGATTGTTTAAGCAAATGTAAGGGTTCAACtgtgaatcaaaacaaaaataattaaaataagttattttagCTGACAACCAAGTCCAAATCTTTAACTGGGCTGAATAAAAAGTTTCATCTGCATCCACCTTTTCtggtttaaaaatgaatttattctTATGATCACAAATACTTTAAATTCATGTTACCCATAACTCATTATATACCATGTTTTGTTTGTGATTAACATGAAGGatattaaacaatttaaaataacatttaagaTCATCATGTTGTACAGGGTTACACCTAACCAGTTCCAACATATGTCCATACACATTATGTTATTTTACATCCTAAGAACTAAAGACAAATCTCTAATGAGTCTTGACTACTAAAGTGTGGATTACCCGTTTGTATTAATTCGTCACTTATATAAAGTGTGGATTACCCATTTCATCtgtattaattttcttaatattttattattgtctataattatttgtgttaaataaattaaatattttcatttatattttatcaacattatatatttatatatacaattAAATGCTATTTTATagttcatttaaaatatttttcataatatttatttatttttatccataaataaaaaataaaataaataggaaATATTTTAGGAATGTCTCAATCTTATTACATATAAATGTTGTGTaccaaaaaaaactaaaatcatCTATAAATCAACCATTTATACATTGAAACATGTATAAATCAATCATTTATACATCAAAACCTAACATTCATCCATCACCCAACTCATGCATACATCAATCCCTCACATTTACATAAAAGATTACCATCCCTCAATTGCATTACACTCAACCAAACCAAATCAAAACAACTCTTAATGATGTATAAAGTTGTTGAAAGAAACCAAAAACTGCAAAGTTTACCTTGCCTTTACAGTCTTAAGAAATTTTTTTCCCAACCAcctaaaagtaattaaaaaatgtattttagctAACAACCAAGTCCAAATCTTTAACTGGATCAAATAAAAAGTTTCATCTGCATCCACCTTCCCtgatttaaaaattacattattcCTATGATCACAAATACTCAAAAATACTGTTATCCATAACTATTTCCATACCATGTTCTGTTTGtgattaacataaaaaaaatattaaaccattCAAATTAACATTTATGATCATCATGTTGTGCGGGATTACACCTAACCAGTTCCAAAACATTTTACATCCTAGAAACTAATAACAAATCTTTAAtgtatacactacaagaaaatcatgaaatagaaaccaatttttagagaccaaaataattaattacaatagaaactaaaatagagaccattttagaaactaaaaagaaaattggtttctaaaatagtttctattattttttattattgttaaatagtttctaaattggtatctaattagcaactaaggttttagataccaattatttagtttctaaatttggtctctaaaaccttagttgctaattagataccaatttagaaactatttaacaataatagaaaataataaaaactaatttagaaactaaatttctttttagtttctaaaatggtctctaatttaattattattgcaactaattattttggtttctagaaatttgtttctatttcatgattttcttgtagtgatatattgcggtatttataataaataataaattatgaatcttttaagttttttaaattgttatactTGCAACAAATCACTAATTTGTATAAGaattcaaatttaagattaaaaattataaacaacttaattattattttttaatttatgcaaGAGAGCCTTGTGTGGGTGAGCTAGTCCCAATTGATCTTGATGGAGCAAGTGCACAATGTGCCAAAAGCAGAAGGCATACTTTAACTCTTGGGTACATGATTGATGAATGTGCTTTGTATAATTGtggtattaatattaatatttgatgttaatttatataaaaaaagagttTAAGTTATTATTTGAGATTGAGATTTGTAAATGAGAATGAATAGCTGGCCACGGTATGTGTATCACGTTTCAGTTCTGCTTCTTCTGCCTCATCTTATTCCATTCTTACTTCTTCTTCACCTCATTCTAACACACAACGCCCATAATTCTGCTACAACATTCATCTTTATGTGTAATAACCACAAACAAAACACCACtatcttcttcattttctcttcttctttttctatttattcATTCTCTTACTATAATAAGAAAgcacaaacaaaaaataaaaacttatgtAGACTCTTTCCTATTTTACAGTGAATTCTTCCTCTGTGGAcccattattttttttctaactttCACAATCATTCTCTTTCATTTCCCTCTACCAAACTTATCCTATTTTGGAGTGATTAACGCTTACGCTTTTACTACCTTAAATTTAATCTTAGGTGGTTCCTATTTCCAACATTAGAAATAATGTCTTATGTAAATCTATCCTTGGAACTCACGAGTGATCCAAGACTATTATGTTCTTAAAGAATCTCTAGCATTTGGTTGTAATAATTTGTCCTAGTTGGAGAGTCCTTGGATAGGCATGTTTGTATGTTAATAAATGCTAATTAACATTAGTGGTAAGCATATTAGAAATCCAGCTAAGGTACAGTGAATggtgagaaaaaaaagagagagacaaaataggagaaagagaagagaagagagatTTGAGTGATTGGTGTGATCAGTCACGTTGATGACGGTCTAATGCCTCATCATAGTCTATCTGTTCTTTCTGTCATGCAtgcctctctctctctctcttcactTTTTTATTTCACTTTCTCTATAAAATTAACTCCTCACCTTCCTCCAAATTCTCTTCATCAAACTTAACGTCTACTCAACTCACCTTCACCTACACCTACCTTTCTTCTTTCCTACAAACAAAGATCTTCCTCAAACAACAGTAGCAGAGTGTATCAGCATGATGACCACCAACACCAGTGTCAAAAACAACAACGTTGGAGAATTTGGGGACACCACTCTCACCAAGGTTTTTGTTGGGGGCTTAGCATGGGAGACTCCCAAGGATGCCCTTAGGGACCATTTTGAAAAGTATGGTGAGATCCTTGAAGCTGTCATCATTTCTGATAAGCTTACTGCCAAATCCAAAGGCTATGGCTTTGTAAGTATACCATTGccaacacaattttttttcattcattgtttatatattggttGAATGAAGCTAGCTTGGAATCAATTAATcagtttatgttttgatttgTGTGAAAAAAAGGTGACTTTCAAAGAGGCTGAGGCTGCCAAGAAGGCTTGCGAGGACTCTGCAACTCTTGTTATCAATGGCCGTCGAGCCAACTGCAATCTGGCTTTCTTAGGTGCTCGTCGTCCAAGGTCTTCTTCCACTGCTTCACCACCTCCACAGCCGCAAGGTACACACAAatgcatcttctttttcctttttagcTATTTTGGtagaatataaatatacattctATGATACATAGACTTGCATATTCAGAACAATTTATGTGTATTATTCAATGTAACATTTATCAGTTCATGTGAAATTATTCTTGAATGAGTGATGAATTGATGAATCTGAAAGAATGGCCTTTTGGTGATTATGAACATCATGGGGGTCTAACGTTGATATGCCACTGCAGGAGGATCAAACAGTGGAGTGGTGAAGAACAATGCAGCAGGGAATCACGTGCAGCCATATTATCATCCACTGAGGACAACTGCTATGCCCTTCCACAATCACCCTCTTCCTTACTATGGGTATGTCATGTGCTTTTCCTCTACCCATCATCAACTCAAAAACCTCTCTCCACTCAAGTAACATACTTTTTTCTTCCATCTTTTCATTCAGCTACACTCCAACCTACATTGTGACAGACATGAACTACAATTACAACCAGGTAATGCAATTGTTTCTTCATTCTACATCATTCAGATCAAGTAAAAAACAGTGCTTTTTTTTTCATAGAAAgtgaataattattattgtgTGTAATTAGTAACACCAATAGTATGCACTTTTGTGGACAGAAACTGAGCTATGGCAACGGTGGGGCATACCTGAATGGGCAGCAGTTGTCCCATGTGTACCCTAGGCAGGGTATTGTGGGTGGCAACACAGTAATGCCAGTGTACCCTCTCTATCAGTATCATCATCCAACGGAGACCATAGGCCTACCAGCACACAACTTTTATCCAACGGCACCCTGGGCCCCATTCACCATCATTTCCAAACCATCTTCTATCATTCCTCATACAGGTGTGTCACATGATAGCATCATAGGCCAGCCAGATCATGTGTACTTGTAAATTATTCTCTTCACTTAGTTTAACTGCAtcagttaatattattaatacctatttaattatatatactttGATTTATAGTTTTTTAAGTTACAACTTGATTATGATATATAAAAGTTCATGTTCTGTTAATGTTGTTGTTATTATATAAGGGAGACAGTTGTGTAAAAATACAACTGCCAAACCATGTTATCACTGCTACTTTGAATCATTCTTTGGtcagtttttttctttttgaatgaTAAAATATGAACTTTTGTGACAGGTACAGTTGGCACAGGTGAGTGCTTTAAAAGGGTTGTCTGAGGAGCTGAGATGAGCTTAGTTGGCAAAAGAACAGGAGGGTGCAGAGGGAGGGGGGTGGTGGTGGCCTCGCAGACCAACATTATTATCTGATCTGTCATGGCTTTTtcactttcatattttttttctttgttcttctttgaatattgtttcatttcattattaattgTTAATTTAGGCATTTTGTTGATTGGTGAGATCAGATTCTTTCATCTCTTCTGTCTAACACCTCAGCTTCTGCTGTGAACACCTTACATTCAATTCAAACtgcctatatatatatatatagacaatTTTTATTACTCTTCAGACTAAAATTGGAACAGTCTGATTTCATCTTAGAAACATGTTTGATTCTATCTGGATTCCATAAAACTGTGTACTGCAACGACAAAAGTTGTATAATAAGTAAGAAAACAAAAGCTGTATGATgatctatttttttaagaatgccAACTAATGACACGTGTAGATCACATGCAGCATAGCACTAAACTTTCCAGCTTTTAATTTATCTTCTTCATCTCACCTCACCCATAGAGTTGTAGAAACAGGAAATT harbors:
- the LOC137819371 gene encoding probable RNA-binding protein ARP1 isoform X2, with protein sequence MMTTNTSVKNNNVGEFGDTTLTKVFVGGLAWETPKDALRDHFEKYGEILEAVIISDKLTAKSKGYGFVTFKEAEAAKKACEDSATLVINGRRANCNLAFLGARRPRSSSTASPPPQPQGGSNSGVVKNNAAGNHVQPYYHPLRTTAMPFHNHPLPYYGYTPTYIVTDMNYNYNQKLSYGNGGAYLNGQQLSHVYPRQGIVGGNTVMPVYPLYQYHHPTETIGLPAHNFYPTAPWAPFTIISKPSSIIPHTVGTGECFKRVV
- the LOC137819371 gene encoding probable RNA-binding protein ARP1 isoform X1, with the translated sequence MMTTNTSVKNNNVGEFGDTTLTKVFVGGLAWETPKDALRDHFEKYGEILEAVIISDKLTAKSKGYGFVTFKEAEAAKKACEDSATLVINGRRANCNLAFLGARRPRSSSTASPPPQPQGGSNSGVVKNNAAGNHVQPYYHPLRTTAMPFHNHPLPYYGYTPTYIVTDMNYNYNQKLSYGNGGAYLNGQQLSHVYPRQGIVGGNTVMPVYPLYQYHHPTETIGLPAHNFYPTAPWAPFTIISKPSSIIPHTGTVGTGECFKRVV